In Terriglobia bacterium, the sequence CATGGCGGAACGATTTCTGCGGAGAGCCCTGAAGGCGGCGGTGCGCGGTTCATTCTGGAGTTGCCCCTTGCTGTAGCGGAACCCACCTATGCGGAATCACTTGAACATTCTCGTCGTTGATGACGATCCCACCACCCTCGACTTGCTGCAGGAGGCGCTCACGGCGGAGGCCCATTCCGTGACCACCTGTCAAAGCGGCGAGGAGGCCTTGAACCTGGGGCGTACCCAGGGCTTTGATGTCGTCATCAGCGACATCAAGATGGGGGTGGGGTTCAGCGGGCTCGACGTGCTCAAGAGCTTCCGGCAGATCACGCCCACAGCCGATGTCATCCTGATGACCGCCTTTGGTTCCATGGAATCGACCATCGAGGCCGTCAAAGCCGGGGCCTATGACTATATCTCCAAGCCGTTCCGCCTCGAAGAGATCCTGCTGATCCTGGAGCGGCTCGTGGAGAAACGCCGCCTGCAAACCGAGAATCTCCAGTTGCGGCATCAACTGGAAGAGCGTTTTTCGCTCTCGTCGATCATCGGACGGACTCCGGCCATGCTGGAGGTATTCAAGAAGATCGGGTATGTGGCCGACGGGCGGTCCACGGTCCTGATCACCGGCGAAAGTGGGACCGGCAAGGAGCTGGTCGCCAAGGCGATCCACTACAACAGCCAGCGGGCCCTGAAGAAATTCATGGCCATTAATTGCGGCGCGCTGACGGAAACGCTCCTGGAATCGGAGTTGTTCGGTCATGTGCGGGGCGCCTTCACCGGCGCCATGAGCAACAAGAAGGGGATTTTCGAAGAGGCCGAAGGGGGAACCGTCTTCCTCGATGAGGTCTCAGAAATGTCCACCGCGCTTCAGGTGAAGTTACTGCGCGTCCTCGATGAACAGGAAGTCCGGCCCGTAGGCGGGTCGGGATCGATCAAGTTCGATGTCCGGATCATCGCCGCCAGTAACAGGAACCTCGTGGAACTGGCAGAGGGGGGAACCTTTCGCCATGACCTGCTTTACCGGCTGAATGTCATCAACATTCATTTGCCTCCCCTCCGGGAGCGCCGGGATGACATCCCGCTGCTCGTGGCCCACTTCCTGAAAAAATTCAGCCAGCCCCCTTCCCCGCCGATCTCGATTGCGGAGGATGCCATGGCGGTTCTCTGCTCGTATCATTGGCCCGGTAATATTCGCGAACTGGAAAACACGATAGAGGCCGCCTCCGCTCTGACGCGGACGAGCGTCATCACCGCCAAAGAACTACCTCCCCGCGTCATTGAATCTCCTGTCCCACCGGGCCCCGATGCCCTGTTCGCCGATTTGCCCTCCTTCGACGAGCTCGAGCGCCGCTACCTGATACGAACCCTGGAGGCCGCGGGAAACAACAAGTCGCGCGCCGCCGAAATGATGGGTGTTAACCGGAAGACCCTGACCCGCATGGTCGAGCGGCATGGGATCAAGCTGTAAGGAACCTCTTCGTTATTTCTTTTTCTCCGCAAACCAGAGGCCGCGGGAGAGCGGTCGCCCACAGAAGGGACAGTAATTCAGGCCAAAATAGCCGACCCGCCCCCGGTCGTTGGCGGAGCGGATGAAAAACTCCGTTTCCACATCATTTAAAATCCGCCCATCGGTCAGCTCATACTTCTCCTTCTGCACAATCGCCTCCTCGGATTGCGCCTGTGCCATGCCATCGCAACAAGTCACCCGGATCATCCCCCTTTCATCAAGGAATCGATTGACCCCTCCCCCAATGGACACAGATTGAACCTATTACCAACAGAAGAAACTGATCCACCCGGGCGCCGACCCTTCTCTTCACGGCTCCCGCTTTGCATTTTGGCGACTTGGCGTGAGGTCAATTTCGATCGTCGGGTTCAACGCGCGAGAAACGCGGAGGACTGGGCAAAATCGAGAATGGCGGATGGGAACAGGCCGAGATAGAACACGGCCAGGACCGAGACCACGATCACCATCTTCGTTGCCATGGAAATCTGAAGGGGGGCAGCGTCTTCCGGGGCTGGCGCCCTGCCCGGCTCCCCCGGATCGCGCATATACATCGCGATGGTTGGCCGCAGGTAGTAGTAGAGCGAGGCGGCGCTGTTGAGGAGAGCGATGAGGGTCAGCCAGTAGAGCTTCGAATTGATGGCGGCCCGGAACATGAAGAATTTGCCGGTAAAGCCAGCCGTCAGCGGGATGCCGGTGAGTCCCAGCAAGAACACGGTAAAGGCGGCCGCCAGCCAGGGGTGCCGGTAACCCAGGCCGGCAAATTCATCGATGGTCACCCGGCGTTCGCCCGAAAGGGACCAGGCGCTGATGACCGCAAAGGCACCCAGGTTCATCACCGAATAAGCGAGGAGGTAAAACAAAATGGAGGCAATGCCGTTCGGCGTGAGGGCGGCAAAAGCCACCAGAATGTAGCCGGCATGCGCGATGGAGCTATACGCCAGCATGCGTTTGATGTTCGACTGCAGCATGGCGGCCGTGTTTCCAATCGTCATGGTCAGCACAGCCGACACCCACAGCACCCAAAACCACTTCTGGTCCAGCGCCGGCAGGGCCACGAAGAACACCCGCAGGAACGCCGCGAACCCGGCGGCTTTGGGACCGACCGACATCCAGCCCGTGATCGGGATGGGAGCCCCCTCATAGACGTCCGGGGTCCAGATTTGAAAGGGCGCCGTGGCCACCTTGAAGCTGAATCCCACCATCATGAGCGCCGTTCCCGCGAGCACCAGGCGCAGGTCGATGCGGCCGGTCAGCAAGGCGCTCGAGATCTGCGAGAGATGAGTGGTGTGGGTCGCGCCGTAGGTCAGGGCGATTCCATAAAGCAGGAACGCCGTGGCAAAGGACCCCAGCAGAAAATATTTGATCGCAGCCTCATTGGATTTCAAGTCGGTGCGCCGGAACCCTGCCAACACATAGGTCGAGATGGAAGTGATTTCCAGCCCGATGAAGATCATGATCAACTCGTTCGCCCCGCCCATGAAACACATCCCCACCGTGGCGAAGAGCAGCAGGGCATAGTATTCGCTATGGTTCACGCCCTCGCGCACCAGGTATTGACGGGACACGAGAATTGAAAGCCCCGCGATGATCAGAAACAAAAAGTTGAAGAAGAGGCTGAAGGAATCGACGATGATCAATCCGTTGTAATACTCCCCTTCCCCCGTAAGCAGCAGGACATTGCCGCCCAGGGCGGCCAGGACGCCGATGAAGGCGAGGGTCGAGAGCCATGACTTATGGGACTTCGCCGTAAACGGATCGAAGAGCATCACGGCAATCCCGAACAGGGTCAGGATGAGTTCGGGGAGGATCGGCAAAATGGGGACTTGAGGCAATGTCATGGTCAGATCTTTATCAGTTTGTCGCGCCCCCGGATTCTCTGCGTCTGCGCGCCATGGCGTGAATTGCTTGTCGCGAAAAGACGCGCTGACGCACCGGGTCACACCCAGCACCTATTTCTTTACCATTATCACCCGCGGCGTATTCAACAATTTAGAAACGCTGGCGTCCATCTTTCGAAGGAAGAATTGGGGATAGATCCCCATCCACAGCGCCATGATCACCATCGGCACGAGGACCCATTTCTCCCGGGTCGAGAGATCCGGCAGAGTCTTGTTGACGTCGCGGGTCACCTCGCCGAAGATCACGCGCTGGTACATCCACAGCATATACACGGCCCCGAGGATGACGCCGGTGGCCGCCAGCGTGCAATAGAGCTTCGCCCTGGCGACCGCGGCTCCAAATGTCCCTACCAGGATCAGAAACTCCCCCACGAAACCGTTCAGCAATGGCAATCCGATCGACGACAGGGTGATGATCATGAAGATCGTGGCCAACACCGGCATCGGAGTCGCCAGCCCGCCGAACTCGCTGATCTCACGCGTATGGCGCCGCTCATATATCATCCCGACAATGAGGAACAACGCGCCGGTCGAAATGCCGTGATTCAGCATCTGATACACTGCGCCCTCGACGCCCTGGATGTTGAACACAAAGATCCCGAGCACCACAAAACCGAGATGGCTCACGGAGGAATAGGCGACCAGCCGCTTCAGGTCCGGCTGCACCATCGCCACCAGCGCGCCGTAGATGATTCCGACCACGGCGAGTACCACGATCAGCGGAGTGAAGGTCTGCGTTGCATCCGGAAACAGCTGGATGTTAAATCTCAGCAGGCCGTAGGTCCCCATCTTCAACAGCACGCCGGCGAGCAACACCGAGCCCGCCGTGGGGGCCTCGGTGTGCGCATCGGGCAGCCAGGTGTGCAGAGGGAACAGCGGAACCTTGATTGCGAACGATACGAAGAAAGCCAGGAACAGCCAGATTTGAATCTGTGGGTCGATCGCCAGCCGGCCGCTGACGATATTGTCGAGGATCGCGGGGAAGTCAAACGTGGAAACCCCGGTCGCGTGGGCGTTCAAAAAGTACAAGGAGAGAATCGCCACCAGCATGAACGCCGACCCGACGGCGGTGTAAATGATGAACTTGACGGCGGCGTAAATGCGCCGGCCGTGTCCCCAGATCCCAATCAGGAAGTACATGGGCACCAGCATCACTTCCCAGAAGACATAGAACAGGAACAGATCAAGGGAGGCAAACACCCCCACCATCCCGGCTTCAAGCAGCAGGATGAAAATGAAGAACTCCTTGACACGCTTCTCGATCCCCTTCCAGGAGGCGAGGACCGAAACCGAGGTGAGAAAGCTGGTCAGCAGGACCAGCCACAAACTGATGCCGTCAATGCCCAGGTGATAATTCATGCCGAAAGCGGGAATCCAGGAACGGTTCTCTTCAAACTGAAAACCGGCCTCGTGAGGCACAAAATGCATGACCAGGTGGAGCGAGAAAATGAAGGTCAGCAAGGCAAAGACGAGTGCGGTACGGCGGATGGCCTCATGCTTCTCCGGGTCGAGGAGCGCCAGAACCACCGCCCCTGCGACCGGCGCCAGGATGAGAATCGTCAGGATGTGTGAGTTAATGAATTCCATTTCGAACCATTCTTGTCGCGCCCGGAGCGCGACCCGCCGGGTCCATCTCCCTCGCCCACACTCATCGGCCCCAGGTCAGAAACGCCACCATCAAAGCGGCTCCAACGACCACCCATGCGGCATAGCTTCTGGCCCGGCCTGACTGCAGATGACGGAGCCCCTTTCCAAAACTGCGCACAATAAAACCACTCCCGTTGACGAACAACCCATCGATGATCAGGAGGTCCAGCAACTTCCACAGGCCCCAGGTCGAGACGAATTGGATGGGCTTCAAGAGAAGGGCCGAATAAATTTCGTCCACCCAGTACTTGTGATAAAGGAGGGAATACAGGGGTCTGAATCTTTCCGCAATCGCTTTCCCCCGCGCCGGCTTCGAAAGATAAATAAAGAATGCCAAGGCTATTCCAACCAGGGCAATGACGACTGAGGCCATGGTGAGATTGAATTCCAAGCCATGCGGGGCTGCCTCGACGACGCCTTGCGCCTCCCCCGATGTCGCGGAACCCAGCACGGGCGCCAGATACCTTGTGAACCCTTCGACCCCGCCAAAAAGGAATTTGGGCACTTGCACGTAACCACTGAAGATGGCCCCGACTGCCAGAAGAATCAGCGGGATCAACATCACGCGCGGGGACTCATGAACGTGGCGCCACGTTTCTTCGCTGCTGCGGAACTCTCCATGAAAGGCCACAAACACGATGCGAAACATGTACAGGGCCGTCAACCCCGCCGTAATCCATCCAATCGCCCAGAGCGCGTGCCCGTAATGAGGGGAGTTGAAGGCGTTCCACAGAATCTCATCCTTGCTGAAGAATCCGGCCAACCCCGGAATTCCCGCGATGGCCAGGGAGGCGATCAGAAAGGTCCAATAAGTGGTCCCCATCTTCCGCTTCAGGCCGCCCATCTTGAAAATGTCAAGCTCGCCCCCCATGGCGTGCATGACACTGCCCGCCGCCAGGAATAACAACGCCTTAAAAAAGGCGTGGGTCATCAGATGGAAAATCCCCATGGAGTAAGCCCCCACTCCGCAGGCCAGGAACATGTAACCGAGTTGGCTGATCGTGGAATAGGCCAGAATCCGCTTCATGTCTTTCTGGACCAATCCGATGGTTCCGGCGAAGAGGGCGGTGATCGTGCCGACCCCGGCCACCACCAGGAGCGTGAAGGGGGCATGTGAAAACAGAACGTTTGAGCGCGCAATCATATAAACGCCCGCCGTCACCATCGTGGCCGCATGAATCAGCGCGCTGACCGGAGTGGGTCCCTCCATGGCATCGGGAAGCCAAACATACAGCGGCAGCTGGGCGGACTTGCCCGTGGCCCCCATGAACAGCAGCAAGGTAATGATCGTGAGCGCTCCCAGTTGATGCATCGGCTCCACAGCCATGCTGGCGGCCTTATGAAAGATGGGCTGAAAATCAAAAGTCCCGAAAAGCCAGAAGATAAAAAACACGCCCAGCGAGAAGCCAAAATCTCCAATCCGCGTGGTGATGAATGCTTTCTTTCCGGCGTCGGAGGCGCTCTTCTTGTGAAAATAGAAGCCGATGAGCAGATAAGAACAGAGGCCCACGCCTTCCCAGCCGACAAACATCAGGACGTAATTGTTGGCCAGGACCAGGGTCAGCATGGCAAACATGAAGAGATTGATGTAGGAGAAGAAGCGATAGTATCCGCCGTGGTGGGGCCCTTCCTCATGGGCCATGTACCCGATGCTGTAAATGTGGATCAACAATCCAACCACAGTCACCACCAGCACCATCACCGACGACAACGGGTCCAGGAGAAGGTCATACCCCACGCGGAGAGTCCCCGCCTGAATCCAAGTGAAGTGCCGTTCGATCAGCGGAAAGGAGTCATTGAATGCGACAATCTCGAAAATGGCGAGCGCACAGGAAAGTCCGGTGCAACCGATGGCGACAATGGACACCCAGGCCTTCGAAAGCTTGCGGCCCCACAGGCCGTTCAATGCAGCTCCGATCAACGGAAGGATCGGAATCAGCCAAAGATGCGTCGTCGAATTCATCTAATTCAAAAAGTCCCGCCTTGATTCCGCGTGGGCGCCCAGCCGCGCCAGGGTGACGTTCGGGCCATCCCCACGACCATTTACAACTTCATTCGGTCCACTTCATCGACATTCAACGATTCGCGGTTGCGGTAGAAGGCCACGATGATCGCCAACCCCACCGCGGCCTCCGCCGCAGCAATCACCATCACAAAGAAAACGAAGATCTGTCCACTCAGCACGTTGATGTGGCGTGAGAAGGCCACGAAGGTCAGGTTGACCGAGTTCAACATCAATTCGATTGACATGAACATGGTGATCAGATTGCGCTTCATCACGAAGCCAATCACGCCCAGGCCAAAAAGAATGGCCGCGAGAATCAGAAAGTAATGCAATGGAACCATGGTTGTGTGCTCTGCCCGAGAAGACATCCCCGTGGGACGTCTCCATAAAAGAAAATCCGTTACAACTCCCGCTTCGTCAGGACCACGGCGCCCAGGATCGCGATCAGGATCAGAACGGAAATGAATTCAAAAGGCAACAGATAGTCCGTGAACAAAACCCGTCCCACCGCCTGAGTGGTCCCCACCAGTTGCCGGCCGGTCTCGCCCACATCCAGGGGGGATCGCTTCAAGAGGATGACAATCTCCACCATAAGGCAGAGGCCGAGCGGAACGCCTCCCCACAGCAGGAGACGGTTCTGACGAGTCCCGTGGCTCTCTTCCCTGGGGTTCAATAACATGATGACGAACACAAAGAGCACCATGATGGCGCCCGCATACACGATCACCTGCACTACGGCGAGGAATTCCGCATAGAGCATGACATAGAAAATTGAAAGCATCGCCATAACCACGATGAGGGACAAGGCGCTGTGAATGGGATGCTTCTGGACAAGCATATTGATCGCCGCCGCGACCGCGATAAACGCAAAGATGAAAAACACTATCGTCTGCATCAGAAAACCAGTTCGTTACGGTCGATTCATCAGTGAAACCACATCAGACCGGCATGGCTGCAGGAAAATTGTCAGCTTCCCTTCCCCTTCCCGGGAATTGAGCCCGGTCAAGCCCGCCAAGCCACCACCAGA encodes:
- a CDS encoding sigma-54 dependent transcriptional regulator, which encodes MNILVVDDDPTTLDLLQEALTAEAHSVTTCQSGEEALNLGRTQGFDVVISDIKMGVGFSGLDVLKSFRQITPTADVILMTAFGSMESTIEAVKAGAYDYISKPFRLEEILLILERLVEKRRLQTENLQLRHQLEERFSLSSIIGRTPAMLEVFKKIGYVADGRSTVLITGESGTGKELVAKAIHYNSQRALKKFMAINCGALTETLLESELFGHVRGAFTGAMSNKKGIFEEAEGGTVFLDEVSEMSTALQVKLLRVLDEQEVRPVGGSGSIKFDVRIIAASNRNLVELAEGGTFRHDLLYRLNVINIHLPPLRERRDDIPLLVAHFLKKFSQPPSPPISIAEDAMAVLCSYHWPGNIRELENTIEAASALTRTSVITAKELPPRVIESPVPPGPDALFADLPSFDELERRYLIRTLEAAGNNKSRAAEMMGVNRKTLTRMVERHGIKL
- a CDS encoding NADH-quinone oxidoreductase subunit N; this encodes MTLPQVPILPILPELILTLFGIAVMLFDPFTAKSHKSWLSTLAFIGVLAALGGNVLLLTGEGEYYNGLIIVDSFSLFFNFLFLIIAGLSILVSRQYLVREGVNHSEYYALLLFATVGMCFMGGANELIMIFIGLEITSISTYVLAGFRRTDLKSNEAAIKYFLLGSFATAFLLYGIALTYGATHTTHLSQISSALLTGRIDLRLVLAGTALMMVGFSFKVATAPFQIWTPDVYEGAPIPITGWMSVGPKAAGFAAFLRVFFVALPALDQKWFWVLWVSAVLTMTIGNTAAMLQSNIKRMLAYSSIAHAGYILVAFAALTPNGIASILFYLLAYSVMNLGAFAVISAWSLSGERRVTIDEFAGLGYRHPWLAAAFTVFLLGLTGIPLTAGFTGKFFMFRAAINSKLYWLTLIALLNSAASLYYYLRPTIAMYMRDPGEPGRAPAPEDAAPLQISMATKMVIVVSVLAVFYLGLFPSAILDFAQSSAFLAR
- the nuoK gene encoding NADH-quinone oxidoreductase subunit NuoK; the protein is MVPLHYFLILAAILFGLGVIGFVMKRNLITMFMSIELMLNSVNLTFVAFSRHINVLSGQIFVFFVMVIAAAEAAVGLAIIVAFYRNRESLNVDEVDRMKL
- a CDS encoding NADH-quinone oxidoreductase subunit M — its product is MEFINSHILTILILAPVAGAVVLALLDPEKHEAIRRTALVFALLTFIFSLHLVMHFVPHEAGFQFEENRSWIPAFGMNYHLGIDGISLWLVLLTSFLTSVSVLASWKGIEKRVKEFFIFILLLEAGMVGVFASLDLFLFYVFWEVMLVPMYFLIGIWGHGRRIYAAVKFIIYTAVGSAFMLVAILSLYFLNAHATGVSTFDFPAILDNIVSGRLAIDPQIQIWLFLAFFVSFAIKVPLFPLHTWLPDAHTEAPTAGSVLLAGVLLKMGTYGLLRFNIQLFPDATQTFTPLIVVLAVVGIIYGALVAMVQPDLKRLVAYSSVSHLGFVVLGIFVFNIQGVEGAVYQMLNHGISTGALFLIVGMIYERRHTREISEFGGLATPMPVLATIFMIITLSSIGLPLLNGFVGEFLILVGTFGAAVARAKLYCTLAATGVILGAVYMLWMYQRVIFGEVTRDVNKTLPDLSTREKWVLVPMVIMALWMGIYPQFFLRKMDASVSKLLNTPRVIMVKK
- the nuoL gene encoding NADH-quinone oxidoreductase subunit L, with the translated sequence MNSTTHLWLIPILPLIGAALNGLWGRKLSKAWVSIVAIGCTGLSCALAIFEIVAFNDSFPLIERHFTWIQAGTLRVGYDLLLDPLSSVMVLVVTVVGLLIHIYSIGYMAHEEGPHHGGYYRFFSYINLFMFAMLTLVLANNYVLMFVGWEGVGLCSYLLIGFYFHKKSASDAGKKAFITTRIGDFGFSLGVFFIFWLFGTFDFQPIFHKAASMAVEPMHQLGALTIITLLLFMGATGKSAQLPLYVWLPDAMEGPTPVSALIHAATMVTAGVYMIARSNVLFSHAPFTLLVVAGVGTITALFAGTIGLVQKDMKRILAYSTISQLGYMFLACGVGAYSMGIFHLMTHAFFKALLFLAAGSVMHAMGGELDIFKMGGLKRKMGTTYWTFLIASLAIAGIPGLAGFFSKDEILWNAFNSPHYGHALWAIGWITAGLTALYMFRIVFVAFHGEFRSSEETWRHVHESPRVMLIPLILLAVGAIFSGYVQVPKFLFGGVEGFTRYLAPVLGSATSGEAQGVVEAAPHGLEFNLTMASVVIALVGIALAFFIYLSKPARGKAIAERFRPLYSLLYHKYWVDEIYSALLLKPIQFVSTWGLWKLLDLLIIDGLFVNGSGFIVRSFGKGLRHLQSGRARSYAAWVVVGAALMVAFLTWGR
- a CDS encoding NADH-quinone oxidoreductase subunit J; protein product: MQTIVFFIFAFIAVAAAINMLVQKHPIHSALSLIVVMAMLSIFYVMLYAEFLAVVQVIVYAGAIMVLFVFVIMLLNPREESHGTRQNRLLLWGGVPLGLCLMVEIVILLKRSPLDVGETGRQLVGTTQAVGRVLFTDYLLPFEFISVLILIAILGAVVLTKREL